Within the Streptomyces sp. NBC_00353 genome, the region TGAGGGTGCCGGAGGCGGGGGCGAGGATGCGGTGTTCCATCTTCATCGCCTCCAGCCAGATGAGGGGCTGCCCGGCCCGGACGGTGGTGCCGGGTGCGAGGCCGTCGGCGAGCCGGACGACGGTGCCGGGCATGGGGGCGAGCAGGGAACCGGGTTCGGTGCGTTCGGTGGGGTCGGTGAAGCGGGGGAGGGCGGTGAAGGTGTGCGTGCCGGTGGCGCCGTCCACGTGGACCCGGTCGTGGTGGGTGGCGAGGCGGAAGTGGTGGGTGACGCCGTCGTCGGTTTCGACGGTGACGTGTCCGGGGGTGGCGGTGAGGATCCGGGCGCCGGGGGTGTCGATCGCGCCGCTGCGGGTGGTGCGGTAGGCGATCTCGTGTTCGGCGCCGTCGGGTTCGCTGCGGTAGCGCCTGGTCTGCGGCTGGGAGGGGAGGTTGCGCCAGCCGCCGAAGCGGGATGTGCCGACGGCGTCCGGGTGCCGGGCGGCGTGGGCGGCGGCTGCGGCGAGGGCCGCGAGGTGCCGGTCCGCGTTGTCGCCCGGGGTGCGGGTGAGGGCGTCCAGGTGACGGTCGTAGAAGCCGGTGTCGGGGCGGGCGCCGGTGAAGTCGGGGTGGCGCAGGGACCGTACGAGCAGCTCGCGGTTGGTGACCGGGCCGTGGATGCGGGTGCGTTCCAGGGCGCGGGCGAGGAGCCGTACGGCTTGGGCGCGGGTGGGGGCGTGGGCGATGACCTTGGCGAGCATCGGGTCGTAGTGGATGCCGATGGTGTCGCCGCCGGCGTATCCGGTGTCGAGGCGCAGACCGGGTTCGTCCGGTACGTCCAGCGTGAGCAGTGCTCCGGTCTGTGGCTGCCAGTCGCGGGCCGGGTCCTCCGCGTAGAGCCGGGCCTCGACGGCGTGCCCGTGCGGGGTCGGGGGCGTGGTGGGGAGGGGTTCGCCTTCGGCGACGGACAGTTGCAGGGCGACGAGGTCGAGCCCGAAGACGGCTTCGGTGACGGGGTGTTCGACCTGGAGGCGGGTGTTCATTTCCAGGAAGTACGGGCGTCCGTCGGCGGCGAGGAGGAACTCGACGGTGCCCGCGCCCCGGTAGCCGACGGCGCGGGCCGCTGCGGTCGCCGCGTCGTGCAGCCGGGTGCGCAGCGCGTCGTCGAGGCCGGGTGCGGGGGCCTCCTCGATGACCTTCTGGTGGCGGCGCTGGAGCGAGCAGTCGCGGGTGCCGAGCGCCCATACGGTGCCGTGTGCGTCGGCCATGATCTGGACCTCGACATGCCGGCCGCGTTCGACGTAGGGCTCGGCGAAGACTTCGCCGTCGCCGAAGGCGCTCGCGGCCTCGGCCGTGGCGGCCGCCATCTCGCCCGGCAGTGCGCCCAGTTCACGTACGACCCGCATGCCGCGTCCGCCGCCGCCCGCCGCGGCCTTCAGCAGCAGCGGCAGGTCACCCGCGGTCGCCTGCGCCGGGTCGACGGGTGCGAGCAGCGGCACCCCGGCGGCGGCCATGAGTTCCTTGGCCCGGGTCTTGGACGCCATCATCTCGATGGCCTTGACCGGCGGGCCGACCCAGACGAGCCCGGCGTCCTGCACGGCCCGGGCGAACCCGGCGTTCTCGGAGAGGAAGCCGTAGCCGGGGTGCACGGCGTCGGCGCCCGCCGTGCGTGCGGCACGTACGACGAGATCGCCGCGCAGATAGGTGTCGGCGGGCGCGGCCCCCGGCAGTCGTACGGCGGTGTCGGCCTCCCTGACGTGCAGTGCGTCGGCGTCCGCGTCCGAGTACACGGCGACGGTGGCGATGCCGAGTGCACGGCAGGTGCGGAAGATCCGGCAGGCGATCTCGCCCCGATTGGCGACGAGCAGGGTGCTGATCATGGTCGGCCTCACATCCGGAAGATGCCGAAGCCGCCGCGGGCGCCTTCGACCGGGGCGGTGTGGATCGCGGACAGGCAGATCCCGAGGACGGTCCTGGTGTCGCGCGGGTCGATGACCCCGTCGTCGTACAGCCGCCCGGAGAGGAACATCGGCAGCGACTCGGACTCGATCTGCTGCTCCACCATGGCGCGCAGCCCGGCGTCGGCCTCGTCGTCGTAGGGCCGTCCCTTCGCGGCGGCGGAGGCCCGGGCGACGATGGACAGCACACCCGCGAGCTGCTGCGGGCCCATCACGGCGGACTTGCTGCTCGGCCAGGCGAAGAGGAAGCGGGGGTCGTAGGCGCGCCCGCACATGCCGTAGTGCCCGGCCCCGTAGGAGGCGCCCATCAGCACGGACAGGTGCGGGACCCTGGAGTTGGACACCGCGTTGATCATCATCGCGCCGTGTTTGATGATGCCGCCCTGCTCGTACTCCTTGCCGACCATGTAGCCGGTGGTGTTGTGCAGGAAGAGGAGGGGGATGTCGCGCTGGTTGGCGAGCTGGATGAACTGGGCGGCCTTCTGCGACTCCTCGCTGAACAGCACCCCTTGCGCGTTGGCGAGGATACCGACGGGGTAGCCGTGCAGCCGCGCCCATCCGGTGACCAGGCTCGTCCCGTACAGCGGTTTGAACGCGTCGAAGTCGGAGCCGTCGACGAGCCGGGCGATCACCTCGCGCGGATCGAACGGGATCTTGAGATCCCCCGGCACGATCCCGAGCAGCTCGTCCTCGTCGTACTTCGGCGGCTCGGCGGGTCCTGGATCGGCGTGCGCCTTGCGCCAGTTGAGCCGGGCGACGATCCGCCGTGCCTGGCGCAGCGCGTCGTGCTCGTCGACGGCGAAGTGGTCGGCGAGTCCGGAGGTGCGGGCGTGCATGTCGGCGCCGCCGAGGGACTCGTCGTCGCTCTCCTCGCCGGTCGCCATCTTCACCAGCGG harbors:
- a CDS encoding acetyl/propionyl/methylcrotonyl-CoA carboxylase subunit alpha gives rise to the protein MISTLLVANRGEIACRIFRTCRALGIATVAVYSDADADALHVREADTAVRLPGAAPADTYLRGDLVVRAARTAGADAVHPGYGFLSENAGFARAVQDAGLVWVGPPVKAIEMMASKTRAKELMAAAGVPLLAPVDPAQATAGDLPLLLKAAAGGGGRGMRVVRELGALPGEMAAATAEAASAFGDGEVFAEPYVERGRHVEVQIMADAHGTVWALGTRDCSLQRRHQKVIEEAPAPGLDDALRTRLHDAATAAARAVGYRGAGTVEFLLAADGRPYFLEMNTRLQVEHPVTEAVFGLDLVALQLSVAEGEPLPTTPPTPHGHAVEARLYAEDPARDWQPQTGALLTLDVPDEPGLRLDTGYAGGDTIGIHYDPMLAKVIAHAPTRAQAVRLLARALERTRIHGPVTNRELLVRSLRHPDFTGARPDTGFYDRHLDALTRTPGDNADRHLAALAAAAAHAARHPDAVGTSRFGGWRNLPSQPQTRRYRSEPDGAEHEIAYRTTRSGAIDTPGARILTATPGHVTVETDDGVTHHFRLATHHDRVHVDGATGTHTFTALPRFTDPTERTEPGSLLAPMPGTVVRLADGLAPGTTVRAGQPLIWLEAMKMEHRILAPASGTLTALHAAPGLQVEVGALLAVVQDAQEEPTP
- a CDS encoding acyl-CoA carboxylase subunit beta, with protein sequence MTVLATGLDTTSPEYAANRATMLDRIDELGTEHGKALAGGGEKYVERHRGRGKLLARERIELLIDADTPFLELSPLAAWGSEYAVGASLVTGIGVVEGVECLITANDPTVRGGASNPWTLKKALRANEIAFANRLPCISLVESGGADLPSQKEIFIPGGALFRDLTRLSAAGIPTVAVVFGNSTAGGAYVPGMSDHTVMIKEQSKVFLGGPPLVKMATGEESDDESLGGADMHARTSGLADHFAVDEHDALRQARRIVARLNWRKAHADPGPAEPPKYDEDELLGIVPGDLKIPFDPREVIARLVDGSDFDAFKPLYGTSLVTGWARLHGYPVGILANAQGVLFSEESQKAAQFIQLANQRDIPLLFLHNTTGYMVGKEYEQGGIIKHGAMMINAVSNSRVPHLSVLMGASYGAGHYGMCGRAYDPRFLFAWPSSKSAVMGPQQLAGVLSIVARASAAAKGRPYDDEADAGLRAMVEQQIESESLPMFLSGRLYDDGVIDPRDTRTVLGICLSAIHTAPVEGARGGFGIFRM